One genomic window of Fusarium verticillioides 7600 chromosome 2, whole genome shotgun sequence includes the following:
- a CDS encoding minichromosome maintenance protein 10, whose product MAPASPAKQRTEAQWPPRSPHEALLSTPRGRERYRQMMTSPSPSPSKRARNLPSMNLMAEIENDEDDEDEETLQLKLQEIQARLKLKKLQAAKSKKSEESVEQLHATTSELVISAQVPSRSKRATTPTREPLARQQNHVEVPASPVRRVQEPSVQTSPSRVLLGIDKGLKARDISLKRAPSYRDSQTSTEIGQTGYLRRSRSKTTGSGNSSFSSESRPMSFNERLVSARTDEAARAQRQKDIQKLRSNAFSISQDEMEQYKKKAIEIPDEPLQAPSFSREEIIGATKPVGLQRSYTVPNVQAPEKKAPVPNSTALVRKKKTPPGEVSEEQAAGFEPYSSFHLSKRILPHGVLARHVSGKQVYTIKDILKVVKAPDFALPDVEQDIVVFGILAKKSEPRAHKPTQKNGKTEDRGKYMVMTLVDLEWELDLFLFNSGFTKYWKLTEGTVIAILNPTIMPPPPGRHDTGKFSLVINSDDDSIIEVGTSRDLGGCQSVKKDGDLCGVWINKKRTHHCEFHSNEALRKQRSTRMEVNGSSFGARKNNSRELIGWGAEKKKEASKKYDWETKTHWFASRSMSAAELIDGKDRTPNDRKERAEFLKRDLEAKEKEREMMKKLGQVGSAAGREYMRQAGSRAALPAAGTSTQPSSVAQASEEAYRPDAKSLGLLGKDSDIHLSPVKRKRPDSSQASSQAGSAISNGPTAFGWGSNLKDKLSKMKEGEKLRKDEQPPVRKKTRFVTDKGIREAGRESLGDELFDRQILLDDDDDDLVIV is encoded by the exons ATGGCTCCAG cttctccagcaaAACAACGAACCGAAGCCCAATGGCCCCCAAGATCTCCGCATGAAGCTCTGCTCAGTACGCCGCGTGGACGAGAGCGATACCGACagatgatgacatcgccTTCGCCTTCACCGTCGAAAAGAGCTCGCAACTTACCCTCGATGAATCTTATggccgagattgagaacgacgaggatgatgaggacgaggaaaccctgcagctgaagcttcAAGAGATCCAGGCGCGGCTCAAGTTGAAAAAGCTACAGGCTGCGAAGTCGAAAAAGTCGGAAGAAAGTGTTGAGCAATTACATGCCACGACCTCGGAGCTCGTGATATCAGCACAAGTTCCAAGTCGATCGAAGCGCGCAACCACTCCAACTAGGGAACCACTAGCTCGACAACAAAACCATGTGGAAGTGCCTGCGTCACCTGTCAGAAGGGTTCAAGAGCCATCGGTGCAAACATCGCCAAGTCGAGTGTTGCTGGGTATTGATAAGGGCCTGAAAGCTCGTGATATCTCCTTAAAGCGTGCGCCCAGCTACCGGGATTCGCAAACATCGACTGAAATTGGACAAACGGGCTATTTGCGAAGATCAAGGTCGAAAACTACAGGGAGCGGCaattcttctttctcatcagagTCACGTCCAATGAGTTTCAATGAACGGCTTGTTTCCGCGAGGACAGATGAGGCTGCCCGGGCTCAGCGACAAAAGGACATTCAAAAGCTAAGATCGAATGCATTCAGTATCAGCcaggatgagatggagcagTATAAGAAGAAGGCTATTGAGATACCAGATGAGCCATTGCAGGCTCCGTCCTTCTCAAGGGAGGAGATCATAGGGGCAACAAAACCTGTTGGCTTGCAGCGAAGTTACACTGTGCCTAACGTTCAGGCTCCCGAAAAGAAAGCTCCGGTGCCAAATTCTACAGCTTTGGTTcggaagaaaaagacaccCCCTGGCGAAGTTTCTGAAGAGCAAGCGGCTGGTTTTGAGCCATACTCGAGCTTCCACTTGTCCAAGAGAATTTTACCACATGGCGTCCTTGCTCGACATGTTTCCGGCAAGCAAGTATACACAATTAAGGATATACTGAAAGTCGTTAAAGCACCAGACTTTGCTTTGCCAGATGTTGAGCAAGATATCGTGGTGTTCGGTATCTTGGCAAAGAAATCAGAGCCTCGCGCACATAAGCCAACACAAAAGAACGGAAAGACGGAGGACAGGGGGAAGTACATGGTCATGACCCTAGTCGATCTAGAGTGGGAACTGgatctttttctcttcaactctggATTTACAAAATACTGGAAGCTCACAGAAGGGACTGTCATTGCGATACTCAACCCTACTATTATGCCACCCCCACCCGGAAGACATGATACTGGCAAGTTCAGTCTTGTCATCAATTCAGATGATGACTCGATTATTGAGGTTGGTACATCGCGTGATCTCGGAGGTTGTCAATCAGTCAAGAAGGATGGAGATTTGTGTGGCGTTTGGATCAATAAGAAGCGTACTCATCACTGCGAATTCCACTCCAATGAAGCCCTTCGCAAACAGCGTTCAACACGAATGGAAGTAAATGGAAGCAGTTTCGGCGCCAGGAAGAATAACTCCAGAGAACTTATTGGCTGGGGCGccgagaagaaaaaggaggCATCCAAGAAATACGACTGGGAAACAAAGACGCATTGGTTCGCTTCACGTTCCATGAGCGCAGCAGAGTTGATTGATGGGAAGGACAGAACACCGAATGATCGAAAAGAGAGAGCAGAATTCCTGAAAAGGGATCTGGAggcaaaagagaaagaacgcgagatgatgaagaaactcggTCAGGTTGGCAGCGCAGCTGGAAGAGAATATATGCGACAAGCTGGTTCGCGAGCGGCACTGCCTGCTGCAGGCACCTCCACCCAACCCTCGAGTGTTGCACAAGCGTCAGAGGAAGCTTACAGGCCAGACGCAAAGTCATTGGGCCTGCTGGGGAAGGATTCTGACATTCATCTGAGCCCTGTAAAACGGAAACGCCCAGACAGCTCTCAAGCCAGCTCGCAAGCTGGTTCAGCCATAAGTAACGGCCCAACGGCCTTCGGCTGGGGGAGCAATTTAAAGGATAAACTttccaagatgaaggaaggGGAAAAGCTACGCAAAGATGAACAACCTCCAGTGCGGAAAAAGACTCGCTTTGTGACAGATAAGGGCATCCGTGAAGCCGGCAGGGAGAGTCTAGGTGACGAGCTCTTCGACCGGCAGATCTTgctcgacgacgacgatgacgacttgGTTATTGTATAA
- a CDS encoding Ca2+-transporting ATPase: protein MADHDDHPPMRRRAPTITIDTTAVNPNISTEPPQESHPSNMQDDAVSPTTISDPVSTSGMSQRPSRPELDTSLAFENRDSRPTSPHNVSSPVTSRSGERGVGFLSVPMNHRSRQNSVDSDDMSRSVSSQGDTTVVASNSTQTDTLKGSEYDHKKITNDESALKPDAGTEQDFEVENNPFAFTPGQMNKMFNPKSLPAFYMLGGIDGIEKGLRSDRKAGLSMDEKTLTGKVSFEDATSKKQMPRKDHAAAQTGAGFADRLRVFKDNRLPEKKGKSLLELMWITYNDKVLILLSIAAVVSLAVGLYQTFGQKHEAGEPKVEWVEGVAIIVAIAIVVIVGSLNDYQKERQFTKLNKKKQDRLVKVIRSGKTIELSVFDILAGDVIHIEPGDLVPVDGVLIEGFNVKCDESQATGESDIIRKQASEVVYNAIENHDDLKKMDPFIQSGARIMEGVGTYMATSVGVYSSYGKTLMSLNEDPEMTPLQAKLNVIATYIAKLGSAAGLVLFIALFIKFLAGLPTSDDTPAEKGQQFLNIFIVVVTIIVVAVPEGLPLAVTLALAFATTRMLRDANLVRHLKACEVMGNASTICSDKTGTLTQNKMQVVSGTIGTSLRFGGASSGDASGASTPVDTSGDIGISEFARMLSKPMKELLLKSIALNSTAFEGEVDGEKTFIGSKTETALLILAKSHLGMGPVSEERENAKVLQLIPFDSGRKCMGIVTQGPNGSARLYIKGASEIILSKCTQVIGDPANDDSLAPMSDDNVSTVQQLIESYAKRSLRTIGICYKDFSSWPPKNVGRVDGGNEVVFDDIFSDMAFIGVVGIQDPLREGVPEAVKLCQQAGVVVRMVTGDNKITAEAIAKECGIIQPNSIVMEGPEFRNLSKLEQEEIIPRLHVLARSSPEDKRILVKRLKDKNETVAVTGDGTNDAPALKMADVGFSMGISGTEVAKEASAIILMDDNFTSIVKALKWGRAVNDAVKRFLQFQLTVNITAVILTFVTAVSNNEESSVLTAVQLLWVNLIMDTLAALALATDPPHDSVLDRKPEAKGSSIISVTMWKMILGQSIYQLAITFVLYYHGPIVSLSPAPEKEEIKTLVFNTFVWMQIFNQWNNRRLDNKFNIFEGLTKNWFFIGISAIMCGGQILIIFVGGEAFQIAKKKQSGELWAMAIVLGFLSIPVGVIIRLIPDHFLEALVPEFLKQRAKNVPGLTVSDEEMSMYPEPLADVRDELNFIRRMKGGRLNNLKFAIQHPKEAVEMVRSRSPSHSRSNSLNAPQTPIQENPFDGSPIGTPNSGRRPRSTRSRSNSALGAPTVMAGIVAAGVAAGWQPKMRPDNDGDHSDSPR from the exons ATGGCCGATCACGATGACCATCCGCCCATGAGGCGTCGCGC TCCGACCATCACCATTGATACCACCGCTGTCAACCCTAATATTTCTACCGAACCGCCCCAAGAGTCACATCCTTCCAACATGCAAGACGACGCAGTCAGCCCTACAACAATATCCGACCCTGTATCGACCAGCGGCATGTCGCAACGACCTTCGAGACCCGAATTGGACacatccttggcctttgaGAATCGAGATAGCAGACCGACAAGTCCTCACAATGTCTCGAGCCCAGTAACATCAAGATCAGGTGAACGCGGTGTGGGATTCCTATCTGTGCCTATGAACCACCGATCACGACAAAACTCAGTCGACTCTGACGACATGTCTCGATCTGTTTCTTCCCAAGGCGATACTACTGTTGTGGCCTCCAACTCGACACAGACAGATACGCTGAAAGGCTCCGAATACGACCACAAGAAGATTACCAACGACGAGAGCGCTTTGAAGCCAGATGCAGGCACAGAGCAAGACTTCGAGGTGGAAAACAACCCCTTTGCCTTTACACCTGGCCAGATGAACAAGATGTTCAACCCCAAGAGTCTTCCGGCTTTTTATATGTTGGGTGGCATTGATGGTATCGAGAAGGGTTTAAGATCTGATCGAAAAGCCGGATTGAGtatggatgagaagactctGACAGGCAAGGTCTCATTCGAGGATGCAACATCTAAGAAACAGATGCCCCGCAAAGATCATGCTGCGGCGCAAACAGGAGCTGGTTTTGCCGACCGACTACGTGTTTTCAAGGACAACAGGTTACCggagaagaaaggcaagAGCCTTCTGGAGCTTATGTGGATTACCTATAACGACAAGGTTTTGATTCTGCTATCAATCGCTGCAGTAGTCAGTCTTGCAGTGGGCCTATATCAAACCTTTGGCCAAAAGCACGAGGCGGGCGAGCCCAAGGTCGAGTGGGTTGAAGGCGTTGCGATTATtgtcgccatcgccatcgtcgtcatcgtcggctCTTTGAACGATTACCAAAAGGAACGCCAATTCACGAAACtgaacaaaaagaaacaggACCGTCTAGTCAAGGTGATTCGATCAGGAAAGACGATAGAACTCTCTGTCTTCGACATCTTGGCCGGCGATGTGATTCACATTGAGCCCGGTGACTTGGTACCAGTCGACGGAGTTCTGATCGAGGGCTTCAATGTCAAATGTGACGAATCTCAGGCCACAGGTGAATCAGACATTATTAGAAAGCAGGCTTCTGAGGTTGTCTACAACGCCATCGAGAACCATGAcgacctcaagaagatggatccTTTCATCCAGTCTGGCGCTCGCATCATGGAAGGTGTTGGCACTTATATGGCTACCTCAGTTGGTGTTTACTCTTCATACGGCAAAACTCTCATGTCTCTGAACGAGGATCCTGAGATGACCCCTCTACAGGCGAAGCTGAATGTCATCGCTACCTACATCGCCAAGCTCGGTAGTGCCGCTGGTCTCGTGCTCTTTAttgctctcttcatcaagttccttgCTGGACTACCGACTTCTGATGATACACCCGCTGAAAAAGGACAGCAattcctcaacatcttcattgTTGTCGTTACTATTATTGTGGTTGCTGTTCCTGAAGGATTACCTCTCGCTGTTAccctggctttggcttttgcGACAACCCGAATGCTTCGGGATGCCAACCTTGTGCGGCACCTCAAGGCATGTGAAGTCATGGGAAATGCCTCTACTATTTGCTctgacaagactggcacTTTGACTCAAAACAAGATGCAGGTTGTGTCGGGAACTATTGGAACAAGTCTCCGTTTCGGTGGCGCATCCTCAGGAGATGCCAGCGGCGCCTCTACCCCAGTGGATACTAGTGGTGATATTGGTATTTCCGAGTTTGCCAGGATGCTCAGCAAACCTATGAAGGAACTTCTCCTCAAGTCTATTGCACTCAACTCCACCGCTTTCGAAGGAGAGGTAGACGGAGAAAAGACCTTCATTGGTTccaagactgagactgcCCTACTCATTCTCGCCAAGTCTCATCTTGGCATGGGTCCTGTGAGCGAGGAGCGTGAGAACGCCAAGGTTTTGCAGCTCATTCCTTTCGACTCCGGCCGCAAGTGCATGGGTATTGTTACTCAGGGTCCCAACGGCAGCGCACGTCTCTACATCAAGGGCGCATCCGAAATCATCCTCTCCAAGTGTACTCAAGTAATTGGTGACCCAGCCAATGACGACTCTCTTGCTCCTATGTCCGATGATAATGTCAGCACTGTTCAGCAGCTCATCGAGAGCTATGCCAAAAGGTCACTCCGAACCATCGGCATTTGCTACAAGGACTTCTCCTCATGGCCACCCAAGAATGTTGGCCGTGTCGATGGCGGCAACGAAGTTGTCTTTGATGACATTTTCTCCGACATGGCTTTTATTGGCGTCGTCGGCATCCAAGATCCTCTTCGGGAAGGTGTCCCAGAAGCTGTCAAGCTCTGCCAGCAGGCTGGTGTTGTCGTTCGCATGGTTACCGGTGACAACAAAATCACAGCCGAGGCCATTGCAAAGGAGTGCGGCATCATTCAGCCTAACTCTATTGTTATGGAGGGACCTGAGTTCCGCAACCTTTCTAAGCTGGAGCAAGAGGAGATTATCCCCCGCTTGCATGTTTTGGCACGCTCATCCCCCGAAGACAAGCGTATTCTTGTGAAGAGactcaaggacaagaacgagACAGTTGCTGTTACCGGCGACGGTACCAATGACGCCCCAGctctcaagatggccgaCGTCGGCTTCTCCATGGGTATCTCTGGTACTGAGGTCGCCAAGGAAGCTTCAGCCATTATTTTGATGGATGACAACTTCACCAGCATTGTCAAAGCTCTGAAATGGGGTCGTGCAGTCAATGATGCAGTCAAGCGATTCCTTCAGTTCCAGCTCACCGTCAACATCACTGCCGTCATCCTCACATTCGTTACAGCTGTCTCTAATAACGAAGAGTCGTCTGTGCTGACCGCCGTGCAACTGCTCTGGgtcaacctcatcatggaTACACTTGCTGCCCTCGCCCTTGCCACCGATCCTCCCCACGACAGTGTTCTGGACCGAAAGCCCGAGGCCAAGGGATCCAGTATTATATCTGTCACCATGTGGAAGATGATTCTTGGTCAGTCTATTTATCAACTTGCCATTACCTTTGTCCTCTACTACCACGGCCCAATTGTGTCACTAAGCCCGGCACCGGAAAAAGAGGAAATCAAGACGCTGGTTTTCAATACTTTTGTCTGGATGCAGATTTTCAACCAATGGAA TAACCGTCGTCTGGacaacaagttcaacatcTTCGAAGGCCTTACCAAGAACTGGTTCTTTATCGGTATCAGTGCTATCATGTGTGGTGGTCAGATCCTGATCATTTTCGTTGGCGGCGAAGCCTTCCAGAttgcgaagaagaagcagagtgGCGAGCTCTGGGCCATGGCCATCGTTCTCGGCTTTCTCTCTATCCCAGTCGGTGTCATCATTCGCCTCATTCCTGACCATTTCCTTGAGGCTTTGGTTCCCGAGTTCCTTAAGCAACGTGCTAAGAACGTGCCTGGTCTTACGGTAtccgatgaggagatgagcATGTACCCCGAGCCGTTGGCGGACGTCCGCGACGAGCTCAACTTCATACGGCGCATGAAGGGTGGGCGATTGAACAACCTCAAATTTGCAATCCAGCATCCCAAGGAGGCGGTTGAGATGGTCAGGTCTAGAAGTCCGTCTCATTCTCGATCCAACTCTCTCAACGCACCGCAAACGCCAATCCAGGAGAATCCATTTGACGGGTCGCCGATTGGGACACCAAACTCAGGCAGGAGGCCTAGATCGACGAGGTCACGGTCTAATTCTGCGCTGGGAGCTCCTACGGTGATGGCAGGTATCGTGGCAGCAGGTGTAGCGGCGGGCTGGCAACCAAAGATGCGGCCAGACAATGACGGAGATCACAGTGACTCACCGAGGTAG
- a CDS encoding Ca2+-transporting ATPase, protein MQDDAVSPTTISDPVSTSGMSQRPSRPELDTSLAFENRDSRPTSPHNVSSPVTSRSGERGVGFLSVPMNHRSRQNSVDSDDMSRSVSSQGDTTVVASNSTQTDTLKGSEYDHKKITNDESALKPDAGTEQDFEVENNPFAFTPGQMNKMFNPKSLPAFYMLGGIDGIEKGLRSDRKAGLSMDEKTLTGKVSFEDATSKKQMPRKDHAAAQTGAGFADRLRVFKDNRLPEKKGKSLLELMWITYNDKVLILLSIAAVVSLAVGLYQTFGQKHEAGEPKVEWVEGVAIIVAIAIVVIVGSLNDYQKERQFTKLNKKKQDRLVKVIRSGKTIELSVFDILAGDVIHIEPGDLVPVDGVLIEGFNVKCDESQATGESDIIRKQASEVVYNAIENHDDLKKMDPFIQSGARIMEGVGTYMATSVGVYSSYGKTLMSLNEDPEMTPLQAKLNVIATYIAKLGSAAGLVLFIALFIKFLAGLPTSDDTPAEKGQQFLNIFIVVVTIIVVAVPEGLPLAVTLALAFATTRMLRDANLVRHLKACEVMGNASTICSDKTGTLTQNKMQVVSGTIGTSLRFGGASSGDASGASTPVDTSGDIGISEFARMLSKPMKELLLKSIALNSTAFEGEVDGEKTFIGSKTETALLILAKSHLGMGPVSEERENAKVLQLIPFDSGRKCMGIVTQGPNGSARLYIKGASEIILSKCTQVIGDPANDDSLAPMSDDNVSTVQQLIESYAKRSLRTIGICYKDFSSWPPKNVGRVDGGNEVVFDDIFSDMAFIGVVGIQDPLREGVPEAVKLCQQAGVVVRMVTGDNKITAEAIAKECGIIQPNSIVMEGPEFRNLSKLEQEEIIPRLHVLARSSPEDKRILVKRLKDKNETVAVTGDGTNDAPALKMADVGFSMGISGTEVAKEASAIILMDDNFTSIVKALKWGRAVNDAVKRFLQFQLTVNITAVILTFVTAVSNNEESSVLTAVQLLWVNLIMDTLAALALATDPPHDSVLDRKPEAKGSSIISVTMWKMILGQSIYQLAITFVLYYHGPIVSLSPAPEKEEIKTLVFNTFVWMQIFNQWNNRRLDNKFNIFEGLTKNWFFIGISAIMCGGQILIIFVGGEAFQIAKKKQSGELWAMAIVLGFLSIPVGVIIRLIPDHFLEALVPEFLKQRAKNVPGLTVSDEEMSMYPEPLADVRDELNFIRRMKGGRLNNLKFAIQHPKEAVEMVRSRSPSHSRSNSLNAPQTPIQENPFDGSPIGTPNSGRRPRSTRSRSNSALGAPTVMAGIVAAGVAAGWQPKMRPDNDGDHSDSPR, encoded by the exons ATGCAAGACGACGCAGTCAGCCCTACAACAATATCCGACCCTGTATCGACCAGCGGCATGTCGCAACGACCTTCGAGACCCGAATTGGACacatccttggcctttgaGAATCGAGATAGCAGACCGACAAGTCCTCACAATGTCTCGAGCCCAGTAACATCAAGATCAGGTGAACGCGGTGTGGGATTCCTATCTGTGCCTATGAACCACCGATCACGACAAAACTCAGTCGACTCTGACGACATGTCTCGATCTGTTTCTTCCCAAGGCGATACTACTGTTGTGGCCTCCAACTCGACACAGACAGATACGCTGAAAGGCTCCGAATACGACCACAAGAAGATTACCAACGACGAGAGCGCTTTGAAGCCAGATGCAGGCACAGAGCAAGACTTCGAGGTGGAAAACAACCCCTTTGCCTTTACACCTGGCCAGATGAACAAGATGTTCAACCCCAAGAGTCTTCCGGCTTTTTATATGTTGGGTGGCATTGATGGTATCGAGAAGGGTTTAAGATCTGATCGAAAAGCCGGATTGAGtatggatgagaagactctGACAGGCAAGGTCTCATTCGAGGATGCAACATCTAAGAAACAGATGCCCCGCAAAGATCATGCTGCGGCGCAAACAGGAGCTGGTTTTGCCGACCGACTACGTGTTTTCAAGGACAACAGGTTACCggagaagaaaggcaagAGCCTTCTGGAGCTTATGTGGATTACCTATAACGACAAGGTTTTGATTCTGCTATCAATCGCTGCAGTAGTCAGTCTTGCAGTGGGCCTATATCAAACCTTTGGCCAAAAGCACGAGGCGGGCGAGCCCAAGGTCGAGTGGGTTGAAGGCGTTGCGATTATtgtcgccatcgccatcgtcgtcatcgtcggctCTTTGAACGATTACCAAAAGGAACGCCAATTCACGAAACtgaacaaaaagaaacaggACCGTCTAGTCAAGGTGATTCGATCAGGAAAGACGATAGAACTCTCTGTCTTCGACATCTTGGCCGGCGATGTGATTCACATTGAGCCCGGTGACTTGGTACCAGTCGACGGAGTTCTGATCGAGGGCTTCAATGTCAAATGTGACGAATCTCAGGCCACAGGTGAATCAGACATTATTAGAAAGCAGGCTTCTGAGGTTGTCTACAACGCCATCGAGAACCATGAcgacctcaagaagatggatccTTTCATCCAGTCTGGCGCTCGCATCATGGAAGGTGTTGGCACTTATATGGCTACCTCAGTTGGTGTTTACTCTTCATACGGCAAAACTCTCATGTCTCTGAACGAGGATCCTGAGATGACCCCTCTACAGGCGAAGCTGAATGTCATCGCTACCTACATCGCCAAGCTCGGTAGTGCCGCTGGTCTCGTGCTCTTTAttgctctcttcatcaagttccttgCTGGACTACCGACTTCTGATGATACACCCGCTGAAAAAGGACAGCAattcctcaacatcttcattgTTGTCGTTACTATTATTGTGGTTGCTGTTCCTGAAGGATTACCTCTCGCTGTTAccctggctttggcttttgcGACAACCCGAATGCTTCGGGATGCCAACCTTGTGCGGCACCTCAAGGCATGTGAAGTCATGGGAAATGCCTCTACTATTTGCTctgacaagactggcacTTTGACTCAAAACAAGATGCAGGTTGTGTCGGGAACTATTGGAACAAGTCTCCGTTTCGGTGGCGCATCCTCAGGAGATGCCAGCGGCGCCTCTACCCCAGTGGATACTAGTGGTGATATTGGTATTTCCGAGTTTGCCAGGATGCTCAGCAAACCTATGAAGGAACTTCTCCTCAAGTCTATTGCACTCAACTCCACCGCTTTCGAAGGAGAGGTAGACGGAGAAAAGACCTTCATTGGTTccaagactgagactgcCCTACTCATTCTCGCCAAGTCTCATCTTGGCATGGGTCCTGTGAGCGAGGAGCGTGAGAACGCCAAGGTTTTGCAGCTCATTCCTTTCGACTCCGGCCGCAAGTGCATGGGTATTGTTACTCAGGGTCCCAACGGCAGCGCACGTCTCTACATCAAGGGCGCATCCGAAATCATCCTCTCCAAGTGTACTCAAGTAATTGGTGACCCAGCCAATGACGACTCTCTTGCTCCTATGTCCGATGATAATGTCAGCACTGTTCAGCAGCTCATCGAGAGCTATGCCAAAAGGTCACTCCGAACCATCGGCATTTGCTACAAGGACTTCTCCTCATGGCCACCCAAGAATGTTGGCCGTGTCGATGGCGGCAACGAAGTTGTCTTTGATGACATTTTCTCCGACATGGCTTTTATTGGCGTCGTCGGCATCCAAGATCCTCTTCGGGAAGGTGTCCCAGAAGCTGTCAAGCTCTGCCAGCAGGCTGGTGTTGTCGTTCGCATGGTTACCGGTGACAACAAAATCACAGCCGAGGCCATTGCAAAGGAGTGCGGCATCATTCAGCCTAACTCTATTGTTATGGAGGGACCTGAGTTCCGCAACCTTTCTAAGCTGGAGCAAGAGGAGATTATCCCCCGCTTGCATGTTTTGGCACGCTCATCCCCCGAAGACAAGCGTATTCTTGTGAAGAGactcaaggacaagaacgagACAGTTGCTGTTACCGGCGACGGTACCAATGACGCCCCAGctctcaagatggccgaCGTCGGCTTCTCCATGGGTATCTCTGGTACTGAGGTCGCCAAGGAAGCTTCAGCCATTATTTTGATGGATGACAACTTCACCAGCATTGTCAAAGCTCTGAAATGGGGTCGTGCAGTCAATGATGCAGTCAAGCGATTCCTTCAGTTCCAGCTCACCGTCAACATCACTGCCGTCATCCTCACATTCGTTACAGCTGTCTCTAATAACGAAGAGTCGTCTGTGCTGACCGCCGTGCAACTGCTCTGGgtcaacctcatcatggaTACACTTGCTGCCCTCGCCCTTGCCACCGATCCTCCCCACGACAGTGTTCTGGACCGAAAGCCCGAGGCCAAGGGATCCAGTATTATATCTGTCACCATGTGGAAGATGATTCTTGGTCAGTCTATTTATCAACTTGCCATTACCTTTGTCCTCTACTACCACGGCCCAATTGTGTCACTAAGCCCGGCACCGGAAAAAGAGGAAATCAAGACGCTGGTTTTCAATACTTTTGTCTGGATGCAGATTTTCAACCAATGGAA TAACCGTCGTCTGGacaacaagttcaacatcTTCGAAGGCCTTACCAAGAACTGGTTCTTTATCGGTATCAGTGCTATCATGTGTGGTGGTCAGATCCTGATCATTTTCGTTGGCGGCGAAGCCTTCCAGAttgcgaagaagaagcagagtgGCGAGCTCTGGGCCATGGCCATCGTTCTCGGCTTTCTCTCTATCCCAGTCGGTGTCATCATTCGCCTCATTCCTGACCATTTCCTTGAGGCTTTGGTTCCCGAGTTCCTTAAGCAACGTGCTAAGAACGTGCCTGGTCTTACGGTAtccgatgaggagatgagcATGTACCCCGAGCCGTTGGCGGACGTCCGCGACGAGCTCAACTTCATACGGCGCATGAAGGGTGGGCGATTGAACAACCTCAAATTTGCAATCCAGCATCCCAAGGAGGCGGTTGAGATGGTCAGGTCTAGAAGTCCGTCTCATTCTCGATCCAACTCTCTCAACGCACCGCAAACGCCAATCCAGGAGAATCCATTTGACGGGTCGCCGATTGGGACACCAAACTCAGGCAGGAGGCCTAGATCGACGAGGTCACGGTCTAATTCTGCGCTGGGAGCTCCTACGGTGATGGCAGGTATCGTGGCAGCAGGTGTAGCGGCGGGCTGGCAACCAAAGATGCGGCCAGACAATGACGGAGATCACAGTGACTCACCGAGGTAG